The Amycolatopsis mongoliensis genome includes a window with the following:
- a CDS encoding LysM peptidoglycan-binding domain-containing protein → MSYRGKHRKMSAATRTVARVAIAGIAVGAPLAIAATPASATNWDAIAQCESSGNWNTNTGNGYYGGLQFSQSTWKAYGGTGSAAGASREQQIAVAERVLQGQGIGAWPVCGKKGGGSSAPKATHKTTTKQSTPKKSTVAPKKAAPVAPAATGVASSNPAGDYTVVAGDTLSKIAKQFNVDGGYKKLQDLNAKYIPNADLILVGQKIATK, encoded by the coding sequence ATGTCTTACCGAGGCAAGCACCGCAAGATGTCCGCTGCCACCCGCACCGTCGCTCGCGTCGCCATCGCGGGCATTGCGGTCGGCGCGCCCCTCGCTATCGCCGCGACCCCCGCGTCGGCGACCAACTGGGACGCCATCGCGCAGTGTGAGAGCAGCGGCAACTGGAACACCAACACCGGCAACGGCTACTACGGCGGCCTGCAGTTCTCGCAGAGCACGTGGAAGGCCTACGGCGGCACCGGCAGCGCGGCGGGTGCGTCCCGCGAGCAGCAGATCGCCGTGGCCGAGCGCGTCCTGCAGGGCCAGGGCATCGGCGCCTGGCCGGTCTGTGGCAAGAAGGGCGGCGGCTCGTCGGCCCCCAAGGCCACCCACAAGACGACCACCAAGCAGTCGACGCCGAAGAAGTCCACGGTCGCCCCGAAGAAGGCGGCCCCGGTGGCCCCGGCGGCGACCGGCGTGGCGAGCTCCAACCCGGCCGGTGACTACACCGTCGTGGCGGGCGACACGCTGTCCAAGATCGCCAAGCAGTTCAACGTCGACGGCGGCTACAAGAAGCTGCAGGACCTGAACGCGAAGTACATCCCGAACGCGGACCTGATCCTCGTCGGGCAGAAGATCGCCACCAAGTGA
- the moaA gene encoding GTP 3',8-cyclase MoaA produces the protein MPRPENPHLIDTFGRVATDLRVSLTDRCNLRCTYCMPAEGLDWMPGEQVLTDDELVRLMRIAVEQLGVTDIRLTGGEPLLRPGLEDIIARVTALSPRPRLSMTTNGIGLAKRAAGLAAAGLNRINVSLDTVDPETFVTITRRDRLSHVVAGLAAARDAGMTPVKVNAVLIRGLNETEAVPLLKFCLAEGYHLRFIEQMPLDAQHGWNRGEMITAAQILEMLEAEFTLSPFPVARGGAPAERWLVDGGPGDVGVIASVTRPFCAACERTRLTADGAVRSCLFSNDETDLRSLARAGARDEEIADAWRATMWGKLAGHEINDAGFAQPIRPMSAIGG, from the coding sequence GTGCCCAGGCCCGAGAACCCGCACCTCATCGACACCTTCGGCCGGGTGGCCACCGATCTCCGGGTTTCCCTGACGGATCGGTGCAACCTGCGCTGCACCTACTGCATGCCCGCGGAGGGCCTCGACTGGATGCCGGGCGAGCAGGTGCTGACCGACGACGAGCTGGTCCGGCTCATGCGGATCGCCGTCGAGCAGCTCGGCGTCACCGACATCCGGCTCACCGGCGGCGAACCGCTGCTGCGGCCCGGGCTCGAGGACATCATCGCGCGGGTCACGGCGCTGTCGCCGCGTCCCCGGCTGTCCATGACCACCAACGGGATCGGGCTCGCCAAGCGCGCGGCCGGCCTCGCGGCGGCCGGGCTGAACCGGATCAACGTCTCGCTCGACACCGTCGACCCCGAGACGTTCGTGACGATCACCCGGCGCGACCGGCTCTCGCACGTCGTGGCCGGGCTGGCCGCGGCGCGGGACGCCGGGATGACGCCGGTGAAGGTCAACGCCGTGCTGATCCGCGGGCTCAACGAGACCGAAGCCGTGCCGCTGCTGAAGTTCTGCCTCGCCGAGGGCTACCACCTGCGGTTCATCGAGCAGATGCCGCTGGACGCCCAGCACGGCTGGAACCGCGGCGAGATGATCACCGCGGCCCAGATCCTCGAGATGCTCGAGGCGGAGTTCACGCTGTCGCCGTTCCCGGTCGCCCGGGGCGGCGCGCCGGCCGAGCGCTGGCTGGTCGACGGCGGGCCCGGTGACGTCGGCGTGATCGCGTCGGTGACCCGGCCGTTCTGCGCGGCGTGCGAGCGGACGCGGCTGACCGCGGACGGCGCGGTGCGCTCCTGCCTCTTCAGCAACGACGAGACGGATCTGCGCTCCCTCGCGCGCGCGGGCGCGCGCGATGAAGAAATCGCGGACGCCTGGCGCGCGACGATGTGGGGCAAGCTCGCGGGACACGAGATCAACGACGCCGGGTTCGCGCAGCCGATCCGGCCGATGAGCGCGATCGGCGGCTGA
- a CDS encoding molybdenum cofactor biosynthesis protein MoaE: MKRTARVIVASNRAAKGVYEDKTGPVIVAWLAGRGYDVPAPVVVEDGDPVGVALRAALADGVAVVLTTGGTGISPTDRTPDVTRALLDHELPGVADAIRAAGLPKVPTAVLSRGVAGVAGRTLVVNLPGSSGGVKDGLGVLDGVLDHAVDQLAGGDHPRPAAAGPSVRVARALVTEDVLSVEEHARLVEDDAAGAVVTFAGVVRDHDGGKGVRDLTYEGHPSASQVIADVVAELATRWSGVRAVAVSHRIGHLTIGDVALACAVAAEHRGQAFSACSDLVDEVKARLPVWKHQHFTDGTDEWVNSP, translated from the coding sequence GTGAAGCGCACCGCACGCGTGATCGTGGCGTCCAACCGCGCCGCGAAGGGCGTCTACGAGGACAAGACGGGCCCGGTGATCGTCGCCTGGCTGGCCGGGCGCGGCTACGACGTGCCGGCGCCGGTCGTCGTCGAGGACGGCGACCCGGTCGGCGTCGCGCTGCGGGCCGCGCTGGCCGACGGCGTCGCCGTGGTGCTCACCACCGGCGGCACCGGCATCTCGCCGACCGATCGCACCCCGGACGTCACGCGCGCGCTCCTGGACCACGAGCTGCCGGGTGTCGCGGACGCGATCCGCGCCGCCGGGCTGCCGAAGGTGCCGACCGCGGTGCTCTCGCGCGGTGTCGCGGGCGTTGCGGGGCGGACCTTGGTCGTGAACCTCCCCGGCTCCAGCGGCGGCGTGAAGGACGGCCTGGGCGTGCTCGACGGCGTCCTGGACCACGCGGTCGACCAGCTGGCCGGGGGCGACCACCCGCGTCCCGCCGCGGCCGGGCCTTCGGTGCGCGTCGCCCGGGCGCTGGTGACCGAGGACGTGCTGTCGGTCGAGGAGCACGCCCGCCTGGTCGAGGACGACGCCGCGGGCGCGGTGGTGACGTTCGCCGGAGTGGTCCGCGACCACGACGGCGGCAAGGGCGTGCGCGACCTGACGTACGAGGGCCACCCGAGTGCGAGCCAGGTGATCGCGGACGTGGTCGCGGAGCTGGCCACGCGCTGGTCCGGCGTCCGGGCGGTGGCGGTGAGCCACCGCATCGGTCACCTGACGATCGGCGACGTGGCGCTGGCGTGCGCGGTGGCGGCGGAGCACCGCGGCCAGGCGTTCTCGGCGTGCTCGGACCTGGTCGACGAGGTGAAGGCGCGGCTGCCGGTCTGGAAGCACCAGCACTTCACCGACGGCACGGACGAGTGGGTCAACTCGCCGTGA
- the moaC gene encoding cyclic pyranopterin monophosphate synthase MoaC — protein MSELSHVDETGAARMVDVSGKTATARTALAAGTVRTTAEVLRLLATDGLPKGDALATARIAGIMGAKRVPELIPLCHQIALSGVKVEFTLGEAEVGIRATAKTTDVTGVEMEALTAVAVAGLTLHDMIKAVDPAATLDDVRLLRKDGGKTGTWERP, from the coding sequence GTGAGTGAACTCAGCCACGTCGACGAGACCGGCGCCGCCCGGATGGTCGACGTCTCCGGCAAGACCGCCACCGCGCGCACCGCGCTCGCCGCCGGGACCGTGCGGACCACCGCCGAGGTGCTCCGGCTGCTGGCCACCGACGGCCTCCCCAAGGGCGACGCCCTCGCCACCGCCCGCATCGCCGGGATCATGGGCGCCAAGCGCGTGCCCGAGCTGATCCCGCTCTGCCACCAGATCGCGCTGTCCGGGGTCAAGGTCGAGTTCACCCTCGGCGAGGCCGAGGTCGGGATCCGCGCGACGGCGAAGACCACCGACGTCACCGGCGTCGAGATGGAAGCGCTGACCGCGGTCGCGGTGGCCGGGCTCACCCTGCACGACATGATCAAGGCCGTCGACCCGGCGGCGACGCTGGACGACGTCCGCCTGCTCCGCAAGGACGGCGGCAAGACCGGAACCTGGGAGCGGCCGTGA
- a CDS encoding TOBE domain-containing protein has product MPQFRLSEAARLLGVSDDTVRRWVRAGQLTATDDAAGRKVVDGAQLAGFARAQASGPEDPSTVGRSARNRFVGLVTEVIADKVMAQVELQCGAHRVVSLMSTEAVRELGLRPGVLAVAVVKATTVVVETPEGSR; this is encoded by the coding sequence ATGCCGCAATTTCGGTTGTCCGAGGCCGCGCGCCTGCTCGGCGTCAGTGACGACACCGTCCGGAGGTGGGTGCGCGCGGGGCAGCTGACCGCGACCGACGACGCCGCCGGCCGCAAGGTCGTCGACGGCGCCCAGCTGGCGGGGTTCGCCCGGGCCCAGGCCTCCGGCCCCGAAGACCCCTCCACCGTCGGCCGCTCCGCCCGCAACCGGTTCGTCGGGCTGGTCACCGAGGTCATCGCCGACAAGGTGATGGCCCAGGTGGAACTGCAGTGCGGGGCACACCGGGTGGTGTCCCTGATGAGTACGGAAGCCGTCCGCGAGCTGGGCCTGCGCCCGGGGGTGCTCGCGGTCGCGGTGGTCAAAGCGACCACCGTCGTGGTGGAAACACCGGAAGGAAGTCGATGA
- a CDS encoding MoaD/ThiS family protein, with amino-acid sequence MSTLTIVVRYFASARAAAGEEEEKVQLPSGASVGDAVAELRRLHPSDLPRVLDAASYLLDGFAVRDLTRPLHDGAELDVLPPFAGG; translated from the coding sequence ATGTCGACTCTGACCATCGTGGTGCGGTACTTCGCCTCGGCGCGCGCCGCCGCGGGTGAGGAAGAGGAGAAGGTGCAGCTGCCTTCCGGCGCGTCGGTCGGCGACGCCGTGGCCGAGCTGCGCCGCCTCCACCCGTCGGACCTGCCGCGGGTCCTGGACGCCGCGAGCTACCTGCTCGACGGCTTCGCGGTGCGGGACCTCACCCGCCCGCTGCACGACGGCGCCGAGCTGGACGTCCTCCCGCCCTTCGCCGGCGGCTGA
- a CDS encoding MarR family winged helix-turn-helix transcriptional regulator, with amino-acid sequence MTEKTYPVTEEELFRFAELGRQGSTFTVLRHARIAERMGLSGTDHKTFDLVIQSGGPLTAGRIAELTGLSTGAVTGVIDRLEKVGLVRRVRDPEDRRKVLVEVVPGAEERFAPLFQSAFDTLRETLAQFSPAERKAIERYQNVILEQLRAEVMHNSRPA; translated from the coding sequence GTGACGGAAAAGACTTACCCGGTCACCGAAGAGGAGCTGTTCCGCTTCGCGGAATTGGGCCGCCAAGGCAGCACGTTCACCGTCCTGCGGCACGCCAGGATCGCCGAGCGGATGGGCCTCTCCGGCACCGACCACAAGACGTTCGACCTGGTCATCCAATCGGGCGGACCGTTGACCGCCGGGCGGATCGCCGAGCTGACGGGCCTGTCGACCGGTGCTGTGACCGGCGTCATCGACCGGCTGGAGAAGGTCGGCCTGGTCCGCCGGGTCCGCGACCCCGAGGACCGCCGCAAGGTCCTTGTCGAGGTCGTGCCGGGGGCCGAAGAGCGCTTCGCGCCGCTCTTCCAGTCGGCCTTCGACACCCTTCGCGAGACGCTGGCGCAGTTCTCGCCGGCCGAGCGAAAAGCCATCGAGCGTTATCAGAATGTCATCCTCGAACAGCTTCGCGCTGAAGTCATGCACAATTCCCGCCCCGCGTAG
- a CDS encoding MarR family transcriptional regulator yields the protein MSKQSLVTEATRAAAASGAANDVVDEAAASAFGVNRTDLRIIGLIAAAGTLTAGQLSTQAHLSPAATTTAIQRLTHAGHLTRRTSTEDRRRAVVELTPEAAKLLEEIYAPIERAGRAILADYSAEQLALVVEVLRRGEQMQLREAERIRTL from the coding sequence GTGTCGAAGCAATCTCTGGTCACGGAGGCAACCCGGGCGGCAGCGGCCTCCGGCGCGGCGAACGACGTGGTGGACGAAGCCGCGGCGTCGGCGTTCGGGGTCAACCGGACCGACCTGCGGATCATCGGCCTGATCGCGGCGGCGGGAACGCTCACGGCGGGTCAGTTGTCGACCCAGGCGCACCTGAGCCCGGCAGCGACGACGACGGCGATCCAGCGCTTGACGCACGCGGGGCACCTGACCCGCCGGACTTCGACGGAGGATCGCCGCCGGGCGGTGGTGGAGCTGACGCCGGAGGCGGCGAAGCTGCTCGAGGAGATCTACGCGCCGATCGAGCGTGCGGGGCGGGCCATCTTGGCGGACTACTCGGCGGAGCAGCTGGCGCTGGTGGTCGAGGTGCTACGCCGGGGCGAGCAGATGCAGCTGAGGGAGGCGGAGCGCATCCGCACGCTCTGA
- a CDS encoding nitroreductase/quinone reductase family protein, with amino-acid sequence MVPRQALPRWLRPANRFVRLLTRLGLRLGTIHVLTVPGRRSGAPRPTPVSPLTVDGRRYVIAGVPDGDWARNVRAAGRGELAHGRRKQAVTLEEVTDPGLRASVMRAFPREVPHGVPMFVRLGLVRSADPDEFAAAAEQVAVFRITAS; translated from the coding sequence GTGGTGCCCCGTCAAGCCCTGCCTCGCTGGCTCCGCCCCGCCAACCGGTTCGTCCGCCTGCTGACGCGGCTGGGCCTGCGCCTCGGCACCATCCACGTCCTGACCGTCCCCGGTCGCCGGTCGGGGGCGCCGCGGCCCACTCCGGTCTCGCCGCTGACCGTCGACGGCCGGCGCTACGTCATCGCCGGCGTTCCCGACGGCGATTGGGCGCGCAACGTCCGGGCCGCCGGCCGGGGCGAGCTCGCCCACGGACGCCGGAAACAAGCCGTGACGCTCGAAGAGGTCACCGATCCCGGCCTCCGCGCGAGCGTCATGCGCGCCTTCCCGCGCGAGGTGCCGCACGGGGTGCCGATGTTCGTCCGGCTGGGCCTGGTCAGGTCGGCCGACCCGGACGAGTTCGCCGCGGCTGCCGAGCAGGTCGCGGTCTTCCGGATCACGGCGAGTTGA
- a CDS encoding alpha/beta hydrolase, protein MRRTLLVAAVAVVVASVVPGVAQAAPGALRWGACPADVTAPGLECTTLEVPLDYRKPDGRQIQVAVSRLKSANPAHRRGVLLTNPGGPGGPGLDMPALLALIGLPQSLLDTYDVIGFDPRGVGHSTPVTCDLAPAQLRSNVPPYALGPADVAAHAEYVQGVARQCGASRTAAMLPYVTTANTARDMDRIRAALGEPKLSYYGISYGTYLGAVYTTLFPQRSDRIVLDSNLAPGGLDVTGSRLFAQGFDDRFPDFAAFAVAHQEFGLGRTRAEVTAKYFDLAARLDAKPSPEGVDGKLFRQLTFGMFYSDATLPYLASAWHALDTGAPVPQPPGGTVPDLDNLLSSQLYVVCGDSAWPEPVRTYQKNVAIDRIRHPMFGPAAANIWPCAFWPSEPAEPQVRIGDRGPSDILMLQNLRDPATPLTGARQLRRAFGDRARMVTADQGGHGTFFFGGNTCANNAGTKFLTTGELPPRDLACAAEPSHQAPAAALAAFPVRLF, encoded by the coding sequence ATGCGGAGGACTTTGCTGGTCGCGGCGGTGGCCGTGGTGGTGGCGTCCGTCGTGCCGGGTGTGGCGCAGGCGGCGCCGGGTGCGCTGCGGTGGGGTGCGTGCCCGGCGGACGTCACGGCGCCGGGCCTGGAGTGCACGACGCTCGAGGTCCCGCTGGACTACCGGAAACCGGACGGGCGGCAGATCCAGGTCGCGGTGTCGCGCCTGAAGAGCGCGAACCCGGCCCACCGCCGGGGAGTGCTGCTGACCAACCCGGGCGGGCCCGGCGGGCCGGGGCTGGACATGCCGGCGCTGCTGGCGCTGATCGGGCTGCCGCAGAGCTTGCTGGACACCTACGACGTCATCGGGTTCGACCCGCGCGGCGTCGGCCACAGCACGCCGGTGACGTGCGATCTGGCGCCCGCGCAGCTGCGGAGCAACGTCCCGCCGTACGCGCTCGGCCCGGCGGACGTCGCCGCGCACGCCGAGTACGTGCAGGGGGTCGCGCGGCAGTGCGGCGCGTCGCGGACGGCGGCGATGCTGCCGTACGTCACGACGGCGAACACGGCCCGCGACATGGACCGGATCCGCGCGGCGCTGGGCGAGCCGAAGCTGTCGTACTACGGGATTTCGTACGGCACGTACCTGGGCGCGGTGTACACGACGCTGTTCCCGCAGCGCAGCGACCGGATCGTGCTGGACAGCAACCTGGCCCCCGGCGGTCTCGACGTCACCGGCTCGCGCTTGTTCGCCCAGGGCTTCGACGACCGCTTCCCGGACTTCGCCGCGTTCGCCGTCGCGCACCAGGAGTTCGGCCTCGGCAGGACGCGGGCCGAGGTGACGGCCAAGTACTTCGACCTGGCCGCGCGGCTGGACGCGAAGCCGAGCCCGGAAGGCGTCGACGGCAAGCTGTTCCGCCAGCTCACGTTCGGGATGTTCTACAGCGACGCGACCCTGCCGTACCTGGCTTCGGCGTGGCACGCGCTCGACACCGGGGCGCCGGTTCCGCAGCCACCGGGCGGGACGGTCCCGGACCTGGACAACCTGCTGTCGAGCCAGCTCTACGTGGTGTGCGGTGACTCGGCCTGGCCGGAGCCGGTCCGGACGTACCAGAAGAACGTCGCGATCGACCGCATCCGCCACCCGATGTTCGGGCCGGCGGCGGCCAACATCTGGCCGTGCGCGTTCTGGCCGTCCGAACCGGCGGAGCCCCAGGTCCGCATCGGCGACCGCGGCCCATCGGACATCTTGATGCTGCAGAACCTCCGCGACCCGGCAACCCCGCTGACGGGCGCCCGCCAGCTGCGCCGCGCGTTCGGCGACCGGGCCCGCATGGTGACGGCCGACCAGGGCGGCCACGGGACGTTCTTCTTCGGAGGCAACACCTGCGCGAACAACGCGGGAACGAAGTTCCTGACGACGGGAGAACTTCCACCCCGTGACCTGGCATGCGCGGCGGAGCCGTCCCACCAGGCACCAGCGGCGGCCCTCGCGGCGTTTCCGGTCCGCTTGTTCTGA